The Nitrospira sp. KM1 genome includes a window with the following:
- a CDS encoding ATP-binding protein: MVADSGAETPATASWFSGWSIEQRILAGFGLVFAGIMVITAISYRNTAEVLQNSRMDTASHELIRLLTSISETLDAAENGHRRFLVTGDESYLKAHRTVKDQAPEYFRYLEFLTAGSAEQQTRISTLEQLIGKQIDSEEQAIRQRAAGGAEGVRHLALSGAAKVELVEIHRVVAELDTAEQQSMRTRILQSTVNTRNTIALLGLGALLLLVLLAAVYYLIHHDITARRRVAAELQRRGEQLQAANKELEAFSYSVSHDLRAPLRHIDGYASLLSKAAGPSLNEKAQRYLQTISDSAKQMGQLIDDLLVFSRMGRQEMLRTTVNLNQLVKSVIHDLRLDLQAKTISWTIGSLPDVPGDPAMLRQVYANLLSNAVKFTATRETPKIEIGAVAAAAPGEIELFVKDNGVGFDMQYVNKLFGVFQRLHRNDEFEGTGIGLANVRRIVHRHGGKTWAEGAIDQGATFRFSLPLNRNTQ, encoded by the coding sequence ATGGTCGCCGACTCCGGCGCCGAAACTCCCGCCACGGCCAGTTGGTTTTCGGGGTGGTCGATCGAGCAGCGTATTCTTGCCGGATTCGGACTGGTCTTCGCGGGAATCATGGTGATCACCGCCATTTCGTACCGCAATACCGCGGAGGTGTTGCAAAACAGCCGGATGGACACCGCGAGTCATGAATTGATCCGGCTCCTGACCTCCATCTCTGAAACTCTCGATGCCGCAGAGAACGGTCATCGCCGCTTTCTGGTCACGGGCGACGAGTCCTACCTGAAGGCCCACCGCACGGTGAAAGACCAAGCTCCAGAATATTTCCGTTATTTAGAATTCCTCACGGCCGGTTCGGCAGAGCAACAAACCCGCATTTCCACTCTCGAACAGTTGATCGGGAAGCAAATCGACTCCGAGGAGCAGGCTATCCGCCAGCGCGCCGCCGGCGGAGCGGAAGGCGTTCGCCATCTGGCGCTGTCGGGTGCGGCCAAAGTCGAACTCGTGGAGATTCATCGGGTGGTGGCGGAGTTGGACACGGCCGAACAACAATCCATGAGAACCCGTATTCTTCAGTCCACAGTCAATACACGCAACACCATCGCGCTGCTCGGCCTGGGCGCATTGTTACTCCTTGTCTTGCTCGCAGCCGTGTACTATCTCATTCATCACGACATCACGGCCCGGCGTCGGGTTGCGGCCGAACTGCAACGCCGTGGGGAGCAACTGCAGGCCGCCAACAAAGAGCTGGAAGCATTCAGCTATTCCGTTTCACATGATCTGCGCGCTCCGCTGCGACATATCGATGGATATGCCTCCCTGCTCTCGAAGGCGGCCGGTCCTTCCTTAAACGAAAAAGCCCAGCGCTATCTTCAGACCATTTCAGATTCCGCCAAGCAAATGGGGCAACTCATCGACGATCTGCTCGTCTTTTCACGCATGGGACGACAGGAGATGCTGCGGACGACGGTGAATCTCAACCAGCTGGTGAAATCGGTCATTCACGATTTACGACTTGACTTGCAAGCCAAGACGATCTCCTGGACAATCGGCTCGTTGCCGGATGTGCCCGGCGATCCGGCCATGTTGCGCCAGGTGTATGCGAACCTTCTATCCAATGCCGTCAAATTTACCGCGACCAGAGAGACTCCCAAGATTGAGATCGGGGCTGTCGCTGCCGCGGCGCCCGGAGAAATCGAATTGTTCGTCAAGGACAACGGGGTCGGTTTCGATATGCAGTATGTCAATAAATTGTTCGGTGTCTTTCAACGCCTGCATCGAAATGACGAGTTCGAAGGGACCGGTATCGGGCTCGCGAACGTGAGACGCATCGTCCACCGGCACGGAGGTAAGACCTGGGCCGAAGGTGCGATCGATCAAGGAGCGACATTCCGCTTTTCACTTCCGTTGAACAGGAATACTCAATGA
- a CDS encoding response regulator encodes MTMMKPILLAEDNPRDAELALAAMEEHHIADKVVVCHDGAEALDYLYCRGSFRARPHGNPAVVFLDLKMPKVDGLEVLRIIKGDPDLKPIPVVMLTSSREEQDLARSYALGANAYVVKPVEFHQFINAVKELGVFWGVINEPPPAAMEAAS; translated from the coding sequence ATGACCATGATGAAACCGATTCTTCTGGCTGAAGACAATCCCCGCGACGCGGAACTGGCGCTGGCAGCCATGGAAGAGCATCATATTGCCGACAAAGTGGTCGTCTGTCACGACGGAGCAGAAGCGCTGGATTATCTCTATTGCCGCGGATCATTCAGAGCCCGCCCTCACGGTAATCCCGCAGTAGTCTTCCTCGATCTCAAAATGCCGAAGGTTGACGGATTGGAGGTCCTCAGAATCATCAAGGGCGACCCGGATCTGAAGCCGATTCCCGTCGTCATGCTCACCTCCTCTCGGGAAGAACAAGATCTGGCTCGGAGCTATGCGCTCGGAGCCAATGCCTATGTTGTCAAGCCGGTGGAATTTCACCAATTCATCAATGCCGTCAAGGAACTCGGCGTCTTTTGGGGTGTCATCAATGAACCGCCCCCAGCGGCGATGGAAGCCGCCTCATAG
- a CDS encoding NADH-quinone oxidoreductase subunit N has translation MTFSLTMTSADLLLLLPEILLTCWLCVILIVDFSFPRLAKEQLAYLSVAGLLAVLGCLAWFDISGISGSLFANMFVVDRMAIFFKIFIVAATMLVILASVEFVHRFAFFRGEYYFLVVMSALGMMFMASANDLLSLFVTLEFSTFGFYVLVSYLRDDVASNEAGLKFFILGVFAAGLLAYGISLVYGETGKLVFSDMKSVQATPGLIIGFLLIFGALGFKIGAVPFHSWIPDTYHGSPTPVTAFLSIAPKGAAFAILLRMFFVALATFKPTWVLLLVAASILSMTYGNIVAIAQRNIKRLLAYSGIAQVGNVLIGLAAGTKMGNDAILFYLLTYLFANLGAFAIVIAVGQAIGSEEIDDYSGLGRRSPFLAFSMLIFLLSLAGVPPLAGFIGKLYIFVAAIKEGLYTLITVGLINIVISMYYYLIVVKKMYISEPYDSSPLTVSGSMKAVVYVGLAGTLIVGIYPQPVIDWVVAATMMFSNLTGPAASLPSNPGTLPF, from the coding sequence ATGACATTTTCTTTGACCATGACATCCGCGGATCTTCTCCTGCTGCTGCCGGAGATCCTCCTGACTTGTTGGCTCTGTGTCATCCTTATCGTCGACTTTTCGTTCCCTCGGCTGGCCAAAGAACAATTGGCCTACCTCAGTGTCGCGGGACTGCTGGCTGTCCTGGGGTGCCTGGCCTGGTTCGATATTTCCGGCATTTCCGGATCGTTGTTCGCGAATATGTTCGTCGTCGATCGTATGGCGATTTTCTTCAAGATTTTCATCGTTGCGGCCACGATGCTGGTGATCTTGGCATCCGTCGAGTTTGTGCATCGCTTCGCGTTTTTCCGCGGGGAATATTACTTCCTGGTCGTGATGTCCGCGCTGGGCATGATGTTCATGGCCTCTGCCAACGATCTCCTTTCGCTCTTTGTCACGCTGGAATTTTCCACGTTCGGTTTCTATGTACTGGTTTCGTATCTTCGAGACGATGTGGCCTCCAACGAGGCTGGACTGAAGTTCTTCATATTAGGCGTGTTCGCGGCGGGATTATTGGCCTATGGCATCAGCCTGGTTTACGGAGAAACCGGGAAGCTCGTTTTTTCAGATATGAAGTCCGTCCAGGCCACACCAGGCTTGATCATCGGCTTTCTGCTCATCTTTGGCGCACTGGGTTTCAAGATCGGAGCCGTTCCGTTTCACTCTTGGATTCCGGACACCTATCATGGTTCCCCCACCCCGGTCACGGCGTTCCTGTCGATCGCTCCCAAGGGAGCCGCGTTCGCGATCTTGCTTCGCATGTTCTTCGTGGCGCTGGCCACATTCAAGCCGACCTGGGTACTCCTCCTGGTTGCAGCTTCGATTCTTTCAATGACCTACGGCAATATCGTGGCGATTGCGCAACGCAACATCAAGCGCCTTCTCGCCTATTCAGGAATTGCTCAGGTCGGCAACGTGCTGATCGGTCTGGCCGCCGGAACGAAGATGGGCAACGATGCCATCCTCTTCTATCTGCTGACCTACCTATTTGCCAATCTCGGGGCCTTCGCCATCGTTATCGCGGTCGGGCAGGCCATCGGCAGCGAAGAGATCGACGATTACAGCGGCTTGGGCCGCCGTTCACCGTTCTTGGCGTTTTCCATGCTGATTTTCTTATTGTCCTTGGCTGGTGTGCCGCCTCTGGCAGGTTTCATTGGAAAGCTCTACATCTTCGTCGCAGCGATCAAAGAAGGCCTATACACATTGATCACCGTCGGTCTGATCAATATTGTCATTTCCATGTATTACTATCTGATTGTCGTAAAGAAAATGTACATCAGTGAGCCGTACGACTCGTCCCCGCTGACGGTGTCGGGTTCTATGAAAGCCGTCGTCTATGTCGGCTTGGCAGGAACACTCATTGTTGGAATCTATCCCCAACCGGTTATCGACTGGGTCGTCGCCGCGACCATGATGTTCTCGAATTTGACCGGACCCGCCGCCTCATTGCCATCCAACCCGGGCACTCTTCCGTTCTAA